The following are encoded in a window of Sminthopsis crassicaudata isolate SCR6 chromosome 5, ASM4859323v1, whole genome shotgun sequence genomic DNA:
- the LOC141544106 gene encoding solute carrier family 26 member 10-like isoform X1, with protein MTEPSSTVSCPVLREELDPVTSSESEAVSGVLSPLTEALFQRHFGGAERGLDPLPDRLLRGFRDKLFGTCSRREAWRLLRARFPPLTWLPWYPWRTWLLGDAVAGVTVGVVHVPQGMAFALLTSVPPVFGLYTSFFPVLIYTFLGTGRHLSTGTFAVLSLMTGSAVESLVPEPPGGNLSSTERMQLDLQRVGAAAAVAFWSGALMLGMFALQLGFLSTFLSEPVVKALTSGAAVHVLVSQLQSLLGLPFPRQIGYFAVFKTLAAVLTALPQSSPAELTISALSLALLVPVKELNVRFRERLPTPIPGEVFMVLLASVLCFTSSLDTRYNVQIVGSLPVGFPQLLTPSLSTLPLVLAYSLPIALVTFAISVSLASIYADKHNYTINPNQELLAHGVSNLISSLFSCFPNSASLATTSLLVDAGGHTQLTGLFSCAVVLSVLLWLGPLFYYLPKAVLASINISSMRQMFFQMQELPQLWQISKTDFAVWLVTWVAVVTLSVDLGLAVGVIFSMMTVVCRTQRIQCLVLGQVKGRELFCPIRESSKLCQIPGLRIFRYPAPLYFGTRGRFRQTMEQLLGLERQDEEPAKSHRSDDSGAELVQVVILDCSGIIFVDVAGARELVQLASQCSAARIHLLLAQCNAPVLGTLTRAGLLDILTPEQLFVSVQDAAAHALESLVKVWGKGGVGGGKIMRSEGGLRDNGFRKRKLNNG; from the exons ATGACTGAACCTTCTAGCACTGTGTCCTGTCCGGTGTTGAGAGAGGAGTTGGACCCGGTGACCAGTTCCGAGTCCGAAGCAGTGTCTGGTGTCCTGAGTCCTCTTACTGAGGCACTGTTCCAGAGGCACTTTGGGGGCGCCGAGCGGGGTCTAGATCCCCTACCCGATCGGCTGCTGCGGGGCTTTCGGGACAAGCTGTTCGGGACCTGCTCCAGGAGAGAGGCGTGGAGACTGCTCCGGGCCCGGTTCCCTCCCCTGACTTGGCTGCCCTGGTACCCCTGGAGAACCTGGTTGCTCGGAGACGCGGTAGCCGGAGTCACCGTAGGCGTAGTGCATGTGCCGCAGG GCATGGCCTTTGCCCTCCTAACCTCAGTGCCCCCTGTGTTTGGACTTTACACCTCCTTTTTTCCTGTCCTCATCTACACCTTCCTGGGTACCGGAAGACATCTGTCCACCG GAACCTTTGCGGTCCTCAGCCTTATGACAGGTTCAGCAGTAGAGAGCCTGGTCCCGGAGCCCCCCGGGGGCAACCTCAGCTCGACTGAGAGAATGCAGCTGGACCTGCAGAGGGTTGGGGCGGCTGCTGCAGTTGCCTTCTGGAGCGGGGCGCTGATG CTGGGGATGTTCGCGTTGCAGCTCGGCTTCCTGTCCACCTTCCTGTCGGAGCCCGTGGTCAAGGCTCTCACCAGTGGGGCCGCGGTGCACGTGCTCGTGTCCCAGCTGCAGAGTCTCCTGGGACTGCCCTTCCCCCGCCAGATCGGCTACTTCGCAGTTTTCAag ACGCTGGCCGCGGTGCTTACTGCGCTTCCCCAGAGCAGTCCGGCTGAACTGACCATCTCAGCCCTCAGTCTGGCGCTATTGGTGCCAGTCAAAGAACTGAACGTGAGATTCCGAGAAAGGCTACCTACCCCGATCCCAGGAGAGGTCTTCATG GTGCTCTTGGCCTCTGTTCTGTGTTTTACCTCTTCTCTGGATACGAGATACAATGTACAGATCGTTGGGTCACTGCCAGTTGG GTTCCCCCAACTCTTGACACCATCTCTGTCTACACTGCCCCTGGTTCTTGCCTACTCCCTTCCAATTGCACTGGTTACTTTTGCTATATCGGTGTCTCTGGCTTCAATCTATGCAGACAAGCACAACTATACCATCAACCCCAACCAG GAGCTCCTGGCACATGGTGTCTCCAACCTCATCTCCTCACTCTTCTCCTGCTTCCCCAACTCAGCCTCATTAGCTACAACCAGTTTGCTAGTGGATGCAGGGGGACACACACAG cTTACAGGCCTCTTCTCCTGTGCAGTTGTCCTATCAGTCCTACTGTGGTTGGGACCTCTTTTCTACTATTTGCCCAAG GCTGTCCTCGCCAGCATCAATATTTCCAGCATGCGCCAGATGTTCTTCCAGATGCAAGAGCTGCCCCAATTGTGGCAAATCAGCAAGACGGATTTT GCTGTGTGGCTGGTCACATGGGTAGCTGTAGTGACTTTGAGTGTGGATTTGGGCCTTGCTGTAGGTGTAATTTTCTCCATGATGACTGTAGTCTGCCGGACACAGAG GATACAATGTCTGGTACTTGGACAAGTAAAAGGAAGAGAACTATTCTGTCCAATCAGAGAAAGTTCTAAG CTGTGTCAGATTCCTGGACTACGAATCTTCAGGTATCCCGCCCCACTCTATTTTGGAACCAGAGGCAGATTTCGTCAAACTATGGAGCAGCTTCTGGGGTTGGAGAGGCAAGATGAG gAACCTGCAAAATCACATAGATCAGATGATTCAG GAGCAGAACTCGTCCAAGTTGTCATCCTAGACTGTAGTGGTATCATCTTCGTGGACGTGGCTGGAGCCAGGGAATTGGTAcag CTGGCTAGTCAATGCAGTGCCGCCAGGATTCATCTTTTGTTGGCACAATGTAATG CTCCTGTACTGGGAACACTAACCAGGGCTGGGCTCCTGGACATACTGACCCCAGAGCAACTTTTTGTGAGCGTTCAAGATGCAGCTGCCCATGCACTGGAGAGTTTGGTGAAggtttggggaaagggaggggttGGTGGAGGGAAGATTATGAGAAGTGAAGGTGGTCTTAGGGATAATGGATTTAGGAAAAGGAAACTAAACAATGGATAA